The stretch of DNA GAACTGATCCGGTTCTTCATCCGAAAATTCCCTCTTTTTCTTTCTATTTCTTTCACAACCATATTGAGAGCGTTTAAAAGATCATCTATCTCCGCTATCAGTGAGAGAATCTGTTCCCTCTTCAATCTCCATTCCCTCTCTCTCGATCAGATTCCTGAGAAACGCAGGACATCCTTCAAGATCGATCAGATCTACCTCGAACTCAGAGAGTCTGTTGATCTCGGAGAGCACCCTGAAATATCCCTCCTTCGGAAGGCCTTCCACCGCAAGATCGATATCGGATCGCTCGGTGAACTCTCCCGTTCCTCTCAAGTACTTTGCAAGAGAGCCAAAAAGAACCACCCTCCTTGCACCGTACTTTTCTCTCAATACTCCGGTGATCTTCTTTGCCTCTTCAAGAGCCTTTTGAGATAACACTCTCATTCTTTCTTCTTCCTTCTTTTTTCTTTCTCTCCAGGCTTTTATGTACTCTTCGTACATTTTTTCTCCTCCACAAGACACACCGCGCAGGCGGAGATCCCCTTCCCCTCTCCCTCGAACCCCAGCGTGTTTCCGCTCTTGAACTTCACGTTCACGTGGGTTGTTTTTAGGGCATCTTTCAAATTCTTCACGATCTTTTCTCTGTAGGGTGAAAGTTTCACGATGGAAACCACAACCGTTGCGTCCACGTTGACCACACTGAACCCCTTCTCCTCCAGCATCTTCACCGTTTCTTTCAGAAGATTCAGACTGTTTGCATCTTTGTACTCTTTCGTCTCCGGAAAC from Thermotoga sp. encodes:
- a CDS encoding nucleotidyltransferase domain-containing protein, translating into MYEEYIKAWRERKKKEEERMRVLSQKALEEAKKITGVLREKYGARRVVLFGSLAKYLRGTGEFTERSDIDLAVEGLPKEGYFRVLSEINRLSEFEVDLIDLEGCPAFLRNLIEREGMEIEEGTDSLTDSGDR
- the ispF gene encoding 2-C-methyl-D-erythritol 2,4-cyclodiphosphate synthase; the encoded protein is MFIGFGYDRHPLVEGRKLVLAGVEIDSPVGSLGHSDGDVLSHAIIDALLGASCLGDIGTWFPETKEYKDANSLNLLKETVKMLEEKGFSVVNVDATVVVSIVKLSPYREKIVKNLKDALKTTHVNVKFKSGNTLGFEGEGKGISACAVCLVEEKKCTKST